From Candidatus Manganitrophus morganii, the proteins below share one genomic window:
- a CDS encoding M23 family metallopeptidase gives MGKTDDSYTVVILPSPTSEPYRFSLSKKTCKYLIGFSSVLILVLAGFFVQYFLMLGQITELKDLRKETKTQKIQIQSFLTSIDDLKNQMNRLIELDQKLRVITDIGPRKEVGVMGLGGQEEVDLSHPDSSKLMTSIQLDLGDLQAKAIAQEKSFQELTEAVQSRQSLWASTPSIWPTTGWLTSGYGNRVSPFTGRVSKHNGIDIASRQDTPVIAPAAGVVSYTGFDSGLGKLIKINHGYGIMTYYGHLAKAAVKVGQKVKRGDVIAYVGSTGLSTGPHLHYEIYVNDVPVNPMRYILN, from the coding sequence AGAGCCATACCGATTTTCGCTCAGTAAAAAAACCTGCAAATATTTAATCGGATTTTCATCGGTCCTCATATTAGTTCTTGCCGGTTTTTTCGTACAATACTTCTTAATGTTAGGCCAAATCACAGAACTAAAAGACCTTCGAAAAGAAACAAAAACCCAAAAAATCCAAATCCAGAGCTTTTTGACGAGCATTGATGATTTGAAGAATCAGATGAACCGTCTGATCGAGTTGGACCAGAAATTGCGCGTCATTACCGACATCGGACCGAGGAAAGAAGTGGGCGTCATGGGGTTAGGGGGGCAGGAAGAGGTCGATCTGTCTCATCCAGATTCCTCAAAGTTAATGACGTCGATTCAGCTCGATTTAGGAGATCTCCAAGCCAAAGCGATCGCGCAAGAAAAGAGTTTCCAGGAATTGACCGAAGCAGTCCAGAGTCGCCAATCTTTGTGGGCATCGACCCCCTCGATCTGGCCGACGACCGGTTGGTTGACATCTGGTTATGGTAATCGCGTCTCCCCTTTTACGGGGAGAGTGAGTAAGCACAACGGTATTGATATCGCATCCCGCCAAGATACCCCTGTCATTGCACCGGCAGCCGGTGTGGTGAGTTATACCGGATTTGATAGTGGACTCGGAAAGCTGATCAAGATCAATCACGGGTATGGGATTATGACCTATTATGGCCATCTGGCGAAGGCGGCAGTGAAAGTCGGACAAAAAGTAAAGCGGGGAGATGTCATCGCTTACGTTGGAAGCACCGGCCTCTCCACCGGACCTCACCTCCATTATGAAATTTATGTCAATGACGTACCCGTCAATCCAATGAGATATATTTT